ACAAGACCCGGGAACGTATTCACCGTAGCATGCTGATCTACGATTACTAGCGATTCCAGCTTCATGTAGTCGAGTTGCAGACTACAATCCGAACTGAGAACAACTTTATGGGATTTGCATGACCTCGCGGTTTAGCTGCCCTTTGTATTGTCCATTGTAGCACGTGTGTAGCCCAAATCATAAGGGGCATGATGATTTGACGTCATCCCCACCTTCCTCCGGTTTGTCACCGGCAGTCAACTTAGAGTGCCCAACTTAATGATGGCAACTAAGCTTAAGGGTTGCGCTCGTTGCGGGACTTAACCCAACATCTCACGACACGAGCTGACGACAACCATGCACCACCTGTCACTTTGTCCCCCGAAGGGGAAAACTCTGTCTCCAGAGTGGTCAAAGGATGTCAAGATTTGGTAAGGTTCTTCGCGTTGCTTCGAATTAAACCACATGCTCCACCGCTTGTGCGGGTCCCCGTCAATTCCTTTGAGTTTCAACCTTGCGGTCGTACTCCCCAGGCGGAGTGCTTAATGCGTTAGCTGCAGCACTAAGGGGCGGAAACCCCCTAACACTTAGCACTCATCGTTTACGGCGTGGACTACCAGGGTATCTAATCCTGTTTGATCCCCACGCTTTCGCACATCAGCGTCAGTTACAGACCAGAAAGTCGCCTTCGCCACTGGTGTTCCTCCATATCTCTGCGCATTTCACCGCTACACATGGAATTCCACTTTCCTCTTCTGCACTCAAGTCTCCCAGTTTCCAATGACCCTCCACGGTTGAGCCGTGGGCTTTCACATCAGACTTAAGAAACCGCCTACGCGCGCTTTACGCCCAATAATTCCGGATAACGCTTGCCACCTACGTATTACCGCGGCTGCTGGCACGTAGTTAGCCGTGGCTTTCTGATTAGGTACCGTCAAGATGCGCACAGTTACTTACGCACATGTTCTTCCCTAATAACAGAGCTTTACGATCCGAAGACCTTCATCACTCACGCGGCGTTGCTCCGTCAGGCTTTCGCCCATTGCGGAAGATTCCCTACTGCTGCCTCCCGTAGGAGTCTGGACCGTGTCTCAGTTCCAGTGTGGCCGATCACCCTCTCAGGTCGGCTACGTATCGTTGCCTTGGTAAGCCGTTACCTTACCAACTAGCTAATACGGCGCGGGTCCATCTATAAGTGATAGCAAAACCATCTTTCACTGTAGAACCATGCGGTTCTACATGTTATCCGGCATTAGCTTCGGTTTCCCGAAGTTATTCCAGTCTTATAGGTAGGTTACCCACGTGTTACTCACCCGTCCGCCGCTAACGTCAAAGGAGCAAGCTCCTTATCCGTTCGCTCGACTTGCATGTATTAGGCACGCCGCCAGCGTTCATCCTGAGCCAGGATCAAACTCTCCATAAAAAATTATGATGTTTGATTAGCTCATAAAATACTAATTTGTGTGTTATCTCTAACACGTTTAAACCAACGATTATATCGTTGCGTTTGGAATTAACGTTGACATATTGCAATTCAGTTTTCAATGTTCATTTATCAATCCGACAAGAAACCATTATACATAAGTTATCATTTAAAGTCAATAACTTTCTAAAAGTTTTTTAAATCGTTTTTTAATGTTCGTCGTTTGTGTTTCGCTCGACAAGTAAATACTATACAGGCTTTTCAAAGAATGTACAACAGTAAAAATTACACTAATTATACATTTTTCGTACTCCCATCATTAAAAAACGAACTTTATATACCGTTAAACTTTTAATAATTCGTTTAATTAACTAAAATACTTAGTTATATATTGTTCCTTTTCTTAAAACTAAGCAATTTACATACTATAACTTTTTTGGTTATTTTTATAAAAAAATAAAGCCATCACTTTACAGTGCTAGCTTTACATTTCTGTTCTACCCATAATAGCCTTTGATAACGTTACTTCATCAGCATATTCTAAGTCTCCACCAACTGATAAACCTTGTGCTAATCTAGTTACAGTTACACCGATCGGTTTTACGAGACGTGATATATACATTGCTGTAGATTCACCTTCTAAGTTGGGGTTCATCGCTAAAATCAATTCTTTTACTCCTTCGTCTTTCAAACGATTAATGAGTGAAGGTATATTAATGTCTTCCGGTCCAATTCCGTCCATTGGAGATATAGAACCATGAAGAACATGATATAACCCTTTGAATTCTCGCATTTTCTCCATGGCGATGACATCTTTATCATCTTCAACTACACAGATAATAGAACGATCTCTTTGTTTGTCTTGGCATATATAGCATGGATCTTGCTCTGTTATATGCCCACATTCACTACAATAAGTTAATTCGCGCTTAACATCTACTAATGCTTTAGCAAATTGAACGACGTCGTCTTCTTTCATATCTAGTACATGAAATGCCAGACGTTGTGCCGTTTTCGGTCCAATGCCTGGCAGTTTCATGAAACTGTCAATCAGTTTAGAAATAGGTTCTGGATACTGCATTTCATCACATTCCAGGAATGTTTAAGCCTTTAGTGTGCTTTCCTAAACGTTCTTGCGATAATTCGTCTGCTTTATTCATCGCTTCGTTAGTCGCAGCAATCACTAGGTCTTGTAACATTTCAATATCGTCAGGGTCTACCGCTTCTTCTTTAATAACGACGTCGACAACTTCTTTATGGCCAGTTACTGTTACAGCAACCATACCACCACCTGCAGTTCCTTCAACTCGTTCTTCTTTTAATTTTTCTTGCTCTTCGCCCATTTTCTTTTGCATTTTTTGCATTTGTTTCATCATTTGTTGCATATTTCCGCCACCGCGCATAATGTAAATCCTCCTTATATATTCTTTGTTATATTATAATTATGCTTTGCTAATATTATACATACCTTTATATTCATTGTCATGTATCACTCTTCATCAATAACATTGACTGTGTTTTCGCCGAATAGCTCTTTGGCTCTTTGTACTACATCTACTTCTTCCGTTTCATTAGATTGTTGTACGTTGTCATTACTATCACTACTATTAGAACTTCCATCAGCTGACTTCCTATTTTGTAGGTATTCAGATCTGACTCTCATCCATTGATCAGATGGTACGCCTACTACTTTAACGCTCTTATCTATAATATTACATACCACATTTTCTATATTTTCTCGTTTTTCATCATTTTTATTAACGATTTCACAATGAATTTCTTCTTCAAATTTTATTAACACATGTGTTTCACTAGCTGCTACTGGTTCAGAATTTTGTAATAAACTTACAAGTGATTTCATATCATTGTTTTTAGCGTGATCCACTACGTCGCTCCAATGGTCTTTCAATAATTTGATATCATCTTTATTGGCTTTGTCTAAAACCTTAGTAATTTGCTGCATTGAAAAGATGTTTTTCGACTTGCTTCCCCGCTTACTTGGTTGTGTTTTAGCCGGCTGTGTCGTTTGTGGACCACCGCCTTGTGATTTCAATGTCTTTAATTCATTTTCCAGTTGCTCCATACGTTGAAGTAAGACATCATTATTAGGTTCTGTGGCCACGCTCGTAGTTGCTACGTTTTGTATTGTTTGAGGTTGCGCCTTAACCATTTCAGAAAGTTTAACTAACAATACTTCAAAATGTACATTTTGATTCACACTAAATCGAATTGAAACTAATGTATCATTTATTATATCTATCATTTGATACAATGTTTCCAATTCAAAATCCATTAAAGCATCATAATTAGTATCAGCTTCTGCGGTTTTACTCATAATCGTATCTCTAACAAAGTAAATCATATCATTAATTAAGCGATTTACTTCTTTGCCATCTGCCACAAATTGATGATATGTGCTAAATGCCGCTTTAACATCACCCGCAATGATTTGCGCAAATAATTTATTAAGCGCCTCACCATCAACACTACCAGTAACATTTAAAGCATCTTGTAACGTTAGATGGTCATCACCAAAAGCAATAGCTTGGTCCATAATGCTTAAAGCATCACGCATACCACCTTCTGAAGCTTTGGCAACAAAATCTAGCGCAGCGTCATCGTAATCAATTTGTTGTTCTTCCGCTACAAATTTTAATCTCTCCACTATTTGATCATGATTAATAGATTTAAAATCAAAACGTTGGGCTCTAGAGATAATAGTAGGAGGTATTTTATGTGGTTCTGTAGTCGCCAATATGAAAATAGCATGTGCAGGTGGTTCCTCTAAAGTCTTTAATAACGCATTAAAGGCTCCAGTAGTTAACATATGAACTTCATCAATGATGTATACTTTATATTTCGATTCACTCGGTGCATATTTTACTTTATCTCTAATATTTCTTATTTCATCAACACCATTATTACTTGCGGCATCAATTTCTATAATGTCAGAATTAGTCCCCTGTGTAATTCCTTTACATATAACACATTCATTACACGGTTCACCGTTATTACTATTTATACAGTTTATTGCTTTCACAAATACTTTAGCAATACTCGTTTTACCAGTACCACGAGGACCACTAAATATATATGCATGGGATTGTTTTCCTTTTGAAATTGCATTTCGCAAAGTTTTAGTTACATGTTCTTGACCTACAACATCACTAAACGCTTGAGGTCTAAACATTCTATATAAAGCCTGGTAATTCACACTCGCACCTCCAATTACATTCACTACATATTATAGCATTGTACTTCAAACTATGACTATCAATTAAAAGCTGAAGGATAATTGACTTCCCCTGAAGGTCTGTTATCATCAGTTAAAAACTTAACCATAAAATATGCTTTCGGAATATCAAAAGGTGAATGTATCTTATAATTTGAGGCATTTGCATAGCCCAGTGGTTGATAATATTCAGGATCTCCTAAAACTACGATAGTATCATAATCATGATTCTTCGCGCGCTCTTCTACCGCCTGTATTAATGCTTTTCCGAGTCCTTGATTACGATATTCTGGTAAAACAGATACTGGCGCTAATGCTAAAGCTGTATGTTGATCTTGTTCATCTTCAATAATCACTTCTGATAAAAGTGCATGTCCTATCACGCTACCTTCATCATTTTTAGCAACGACTTCTAATTCGTAATTATAGTCCTCAGATTTTCTGATTTTGTTAATAAGTTGTTGCTCATCATGATTCGACATTTCAACATCTTTAAAGGCTTCTTCAACAGCTTCTAAACTAGTCTCATAATCATTTTCGGTTAACGTACTAAGATAAATTTGCATAGTTACCTCCATTGCCCTTTGTTCTCTACATATTACACTATTCTCAACAAATATTCTTGTTCCGCTATTTTTTATTATATTATAAAAAAGAACGACCTATAGCAACTATAAGTCGTTCTTTTATATGTAAAGTTATTATTTTAAAATTTAAAAACCGTGCACCTTTGCATCGAGTGCAATTCACAAACGTAACCAAAGTCGACAGCTAAATCTCGGCAACCCTACGGCACATATGATAATCCACTTAATGCTGCTTCCGTCAGGACCTGACATGATTCGTGGGTTCACATTGCATAGGACCGAAATCTTCAAACACTACGTGCTTT
The genomic region above belongs to Staphylococcus durrellii and contains:
- the recR gene encoding recombination mediator RecR translates to MQYPEPISKLIDSFMKLPGIGPKTAQRLAFHVLDMKEDDVVQFAKALVDVKRELTYCSECGHITEQDPCYICQDKQRDRSIICVVEDDKDVIAMEKMREFKGLYHVLHGSISPMDGIGPEDINIPSLINRLKDEGVKELILAMNPNLEGESTAMYISRLVKPIGVTVTRLAQGLSVGGDLEYADEVTLSKAIMGRTEM
- a CDS encoding YbaB/EbfC family nucleoid-associated protein, which encodes MRGGGNMQQMMKQMQKMQKKMGEEQEKLKEERVEGTAGGGMVAVTVTGHKEVVDVVIKEEAVDPDDIEMLQDLVIAATNEAMNKADELSQERLGKHTKGLNIPGM
- the dnaX gene encoding DNA polymerase III subunit gamma/tau — protein: MNYQALYRMFRPQAFSDVVGQEHVTKTLRNAISKGKQSHAYIFSGPRGTGKTSIAKVFVKAINCINSNNGEPCNECVICKGITQGTNSDIIEIDAASNNGVDEIRNIRDKVKYAPSESKYKVYIIDEVHMLTTGAFNALLKTLEEPPAHAIFILATTEPHKIPPTIISRAQRFDFKSINHDQIVERLKFVAEEQQIDYDDAALDFVAKASEGGMRDALSIMDQAIAFGDDHLTLQDALNVTGSVDGEALNKLFAQIIAGDVKAAFSTYHQFVADGKEVNRLINDMIYFVRDTIMSKTAEADTNYDALMDFELETLYQMIDIINDTLVSIRFSVNQNVHFEVLLVKLSEMVKAQPQTIQNVATTSVATEPNNDVLLQRMEQLENELKTLKSQGGGPQTTQPAKTQPSKRGSKSKNIFSMQQITKVLDKANKDDIKLLKDHWSDVVDHAKNNDMKSLVSLLQNSEPVAASETHVLIKFEEEIHCEIVNKNDEKRENIENVVCNIIDKSVKVVGVPSDQWMRVRSEYLQNRKSADGSSNSSDSNDNVQQSNETEEVDVVQRAKELFGENTVNVIDEE
- a CDS encoding GNAT family N-acetyltransferase; the encoded protein is MQIYLSTLTENDYETSLEAVEEAFKDVEMSNHDEQQLINKIRKSEDYNYELEVVAKNDEGSVIGHALLSEVIIEDEQDQHTALALAPVSVLPEYRNQGLGKALIQAVEERAKNHDYDTIVVLGDPEYYQPLGYANASNYKIHSPFDIPKAYFMVKFLTDDNRPSGEVNYPSAFN